The following coding sequences are from one Capsicum annuum cultivar UCD-10X-F1 chromosome 3, UCD10Xv1.1, whole genome shotgun sequence window:
- the LOC107863250 gene encoding short-chain dehydrogenase TIC 32, chloroplastic isoform X2, whose protein sequence is MWLFNRNNGESGFSSTSTAEEVTHGIDGSSLTAIVTGASSGIGAETSRVLALRGGHVIMAVRNIAAGNGVKEAIVKEVPAAKVDIMELDLSSLASVRKCAADLISSGHSLNMLINNAGVVGIPFMLSKDNIELQFATNHLGHFLLTNLLLNKMEETTRKTKREGRIVNVSSVGYCIFTYREGIRFDRISDPKSYSSFWAYGQSKLANILHTYELTRRLKEEGVEITANSLHPGVITTNMFRHLGIFDGFVSKFGKFIFKNVQQGASTTCYVALHPQLRGVSGEYFSDNNLATMTALAKDADLAKRLWDFSMDLVK, encoded by the exons ATGTGGCTTTTCAATAGAAATAATGGGGAATCTGGGTTTTCTTCTACTTCCACAGCTGAAGAAGTAACCCATGGAATCGACGGCTCCAGTCTCACTGCCATTGTTACAG GAGCATCAAGTGGTATTGGTGCTGAAACTAGCCGTGTTCTTGCTCTGCGTGGAGGTCATGTTATCATGGCTGTCAGGAATATAGCTGCCGGAAACGGTGTTAAAGAAGCAATAGTAAAGGAAGTCCCAGCTGCTAAAGTTGATATAATGGAGTTAGATCTTAGTTCATTGGCATCAGTAAGGAAATGTGCAGCTGACTTAATATCATCGGGTCACTCTTTGAACATGCTAAT TAATAATGCAGGAGTGGTGGGAATTCCCTTTATGCTTTCCAAAGACAACATAGAGCTGCAATTTGCCACAAATCATCTAG GTCATTTTCTTTTGACAAATTTGTTGTTGAACAAGATGGAGGAGACAACACGTAAAACAAAGAGAGAGGGAAGGATTGTCAATGTTTCTTCAGTGGGTTACTGTATATTCACATATCGTGAGGGAATTCGCTTTGACAGAATTAGTGATCCCAAAAG CTACAGCAGTTTTTGGGCATACGGACAATCAAAGCTGGCCAACATACTGCACACTTATGAGCTTACAAGACGCTTAAAG GAAGAAGGAGTGGAAATAACAGCAAATTCACTTCATCCCGGAGTAATCACGACCAATATGTTCCGTCATCTGGGCATTTTTGACG GTTTTGTAAGCAAGTTTGGAAAGTTCATTTTTAAAAACGTTCAGCAG GGAGCATCAACCACCTGCTATGTTGCATTGCATCCTCAATTGAGGGGGGTAAGTGGTGAATATTTTTCGGACAACAATTTGGCGACGATGACTGCATTGGCTAAAGATGCGGATTTAGCTAAAAGGCTCTGGGATTTTAGTATGGATCTGGTCAAGTAA
- the LOC107863250 gene encoding short-chain dehydrogenase TIC 32, chloroplastic isoform X3, whose amino-acid sequence MAVRNIAAGNGVKEAIVKEVPAAKVDIMELDLSSLASVRKCAADLISSGHSLNMLINNAGVVGIPFMLSKDNIELQFATNHLGHFLLTNLLLNKMEETTRKTKREGRIVNVSSVGYCIFTYREGIRFDRISDPKSYSSFWAYGQSKLANILHTYELTRRLKEEGVEITANSLHPGVITTNMFRHLGIFDGFVSKFGKFIFKNVQQVMFHLEHLLDLQYLHILTHIYRIFDTFQSKFLDLFFLFHLLCIGSINHLLCCIASSIEGGKW is encoded by the exons ATGGCTGTCAGGAATATAGCTGCCGGAAACGGTGTTAAAGAAGCAATAGTAAAGGAAGTCCCAGCTGCTAAAGTTGATATAATGGAGTTAGATCTTAGTTCATTGGCATCAGTAAGGAAATGTGCAGCTGACTTAATATCATCGGGTCACTCTTTGAACATGCTAAT TAATAATGCAGGAGTGGTGGGAATTCCCTTTATGCTTTCCAAAGACAACATAGAGCTGCAATTTGCCACAAATCATCTAG GTCATTTTCTTTTGACAAATTTGTTGTTGAACAAGATGGAGGAGACAACACGTAAAACAAAGAGAGAGGGAAGGATTGTCAATGTTTCTTCAGTGGGTTACTGTATATTCACATATCGTGAGGGAATTCGCTTTGACAGAATTAGTGATCCCAAAAG CTACAGCAGTTTTTGGGCATACGGACAATCAAAGCTGGCCAACATACTGCACACTTATGAGCTTACAAGACGCTTAAAG GAAGAAGGAGTGGAAATAACAGCAAATTCACTTCATCCCGGAGTAATCACGACCAATATGTTCCGTCATCTGGGCATTTTTGACG GTTTTGTAAGCAAGTTTGGAAAGTTCATTTTTAAAAACGTTCAGCAGGTAATGTTCCACCTTGAGCATTTATTAGATTTGCAGTACCTACATATTCTTACGCACATTTATAGAATTTTTGACACCTTCCAGAGcaagtttttggatttgtttttccttttccatCTTCTCTGTATAGGGAGCATCAACCACCTGCTATGTTGCATTGCATCCTCAATTGAGGGGGGTAAGTGGTGA
- the LOC107863250 gene encoding short-chain dehydrogenase TIC 32, chloroplastic isoform X1, translating into MWLFNRNNGESGFSSTSTAEEVTHGIDGSSLTAIVTGASSGIGAETSRVLALRGGHVIMAVRNIAAGNGVKEAIVKEVPAAKVDIMELDLSSLASVRKCAADLISSGHSLNMLINNAGVVGIPFMLSKDNIELQFATNHLGHFLLTNLLLNKMEETTRKTKREGRIVNVSSVGYCIFTYREGIRFDRISDPKSYSSFWAYGQSKLANILHTYELTRRLKEEGVEITANSLHPGVITTNMFRHLGIFDGFVSKFGKFIFKNVQQVMFHLEHLLDLQYLHILTHIYRIFDTFQSKFLDLFFLFHLLCIGSINHLLCCIASSIEGGKW; encoded by the exons ATGTGGCTTTTCAATAGAAATAATGGGGAATCTGGGTTTTCTTCTACTTCCACAGCTGAAGAAGTAACCCATGGAATCGACGGCTCCAGTCTCACTGCCATTGTTACAG GAGCATCAAGTGGTATTGGTGCTGAAACTAGCCGTGTTCTTGCTCTGCGTGGAGGTCATGTTATCATGGCTGTCAGGAATATAGCTGCCGGAAACGGTGTTAAAGAAGCAATAGTAAAGGAAGTCCCAGCTGCTAAAGTTGATATAATGGAGTTAGATCTTAGTTCATTGGCATCAGTAAGGAAATGTGCAGCTGACTTAATATCATCGGGTCACTCTTTGAACATGCTAAT TAATAATGCAGGAGTGGTGGGAATTCCCTTTATGCTTTCCAAAGACAACATAGAGCTGCAATTTGCCACAAATCATCTAG GTCATTTTCTTTTGACAAATTTGTTGTTGAACAAGATGGAGGAGACAACACGTAAAACAAAGAGAGAGGGAAGGATTGTCAATGTTTCTTCAGTGGGTTACTGTATATTCACATATCGTGAGGGAATTCGCTTTGACAGAATTAGTGATCCCAAAAG CTACAGCAGTTTTTGGGCATACGGACAATCAAAGCTGGCCAACATACTGCACACTTATGAGCTTACAAGACGCTTAAAG GAAGAAGGAGTGGAAATAACAGCAAATTCACTTCATCCCGGAGTAATCACGACCAATATGTTCCGTCATCTGGGCATTTTTGACG GTTTTGTAAGCAAGTTTGGAAAGTTCATTTTTAAAAACGTTCAGCAGGTAATGTTCCACCTTGAGCATTTATTAGATTTGCAGTACCTACATATTCTTACGCACATTTATAGAATTTTTGACACCTTCCAGAGcaagtttttggatttgtttttccttttccatCTTCTCTGTATAGGGAGCATCAACCACCTGCTATGTTGCATTGCATCCTCAATTGAGGGGGGTAAGTGGTGA